A single region of the Arthrobacter sp. PAMC25564 genome encodes:
- a CDS encoding MFS transporter has product MTTRTNTPLAEADDAVVDPDQLRRATLASSVGSALEYYDFYIYGLASALIFGPLFFKPLGDNGALIASFATYGVGFAARPFGGMIFGVIGDRFGRKMVLILTIGLMGTASFAIGLLPTFEQAGMLGAVLLVTLRILQGLGAGAEQAGATTLISEVAPRRRRGFFASLPFVGIQLGTLLGAGTFALIAMADKAVLEGWLWRVPFLASVILIAVAIFIRLRLKETPVFQELEKHKSVVKNPIGQLWKHSKKNVLIGIGLRMGENGNSSIYSALLIAFLAAKDGVFPGDKFIGPVGLLIAAGFAAVMVVTFGALSDRFGRVPVYRYGALFQALIALPAFYLVTLGNVTLVWTVMVVGIALGVQSMLGPQCPLLPELFGSQYRFTGVAMSRELSAVMAGGLVPLVGAALLAATNYSWLVLAVYSLVLALISFVTTFFTPETVGRDLLLTEDAS; this is encoded by the coding sequence GTGACAACTCGTACTAATACACCGCTGGCTGAAGCCGACGACGCCGTCGTCGATCCGGACCAGCTGCGAAGGGCAACTCTTGCCAGCTCGGTGGGCTCCGCTCTGGAGTACTACGACTTCTACATCTATGGCCTGGCTTCGGCCCTGATCTTCGGCCCGCTGTTCTTCAAGCCGCTCGGCGACAACGGAGCCCTGATCGCATCGTTTGCCACGTACGGGGTGGGTTTCGCGGCCCGGCCTTTCGGCGGAATGATCTTCGGCGTCATCGGCGACAGGTTCGGCCGCAAAATGGTCCTCATCCTCACTATCGGCCTGATGGGTACCGCAAGCTTCGCCATAGGTCTGCTGCCGACGTTCGAACAGGCCGGCATGCTGGGCGCCGTTCTCCTGGTGACCCTGCGCATCCTCCAGGGCCTGGGCGCCGGCGCTGAGCAGGCGGGCGCCACCACGTTGATTTCCGAAGTTGCACCGCGCCGCCGTCGTGGCTTCTTCGCCTCGCTGCCCTTCGTCGGAATCCAGCTGGGCACCCTGCTCGGTGCCGGAACGTTTGCCCTGATTGCCATGGCAGACAAGGCCGTCCTTGAAGGCTGGCTGTGGCGGGTACCGTTCCTGGCGAGTGTGATCCTGATTGCGGTGGCCATTTTCATCCGGCTGCGGCTGAAGGAAACGCCCGTCTTCCAGGAGCTGGAGAAGCACAAGAGTGTGGTCAAGAACCCCATCGGCCAACTTTGGAAGCACTCCAAGAAGAACGTGCTGATCGGCATTGGCCTGCGGATGGGCGAGAACGGGAATTCCTCGATCTATTCGGCCCTGCTCATCGCCTTCCTGGCAGCCAAGGACGGGGTCTTCCCCGGCGACAAGTTCATCGGCCCGGTGGGCCTGCTCATCGCCGCCGGCTTCGCCGCCGTTATGGTGGTGACTTTCGGTGCATTGTCGGACAGGTTCGGCCGGGTGCCCGTCTACCGCTACGGCGCCCTCTTCCAGGCCCTCATCGCGCTGCCGGCGTTCTATCTGGTGACGCTGGGCAATGTCACGCTCGTCTGGACAGTCATGGTGGTGGGCATTGCCCTTGGCGTTCAGTCGATGCTCGGCCCGCAGTGCCCGCTCCTGCCCGAACTCTTCGGCTCGCAGTACCGGTTCACCGGCGTGGCCATGAGTCGTGAACTCTCTGCCGTCATGGCGGGCGGACTTGTTCCGCTGGTGGGCGCTGCGCTCCTGGCCGCCACGAACTACTCCTGGCTGGTGCTCGCCGTCTATTCGCTGGTCCTTGCACTCATCTCGTTTGTCACCACGTTCTTCACCCCCGAGACGGTGGGACGCGACCTCCTCCTCACGGAGGACGCGAGCTAG
- a CDS encoding NAD-dependent protein deacetylase gives MRQRRPGVGMTGFASLPPVAAAEPARDELQVLQEIHALLAGRRFALLTGAGLSTDSGIPDYRGPGAAPRAPMTYQEFIARPENRQRYWARNHIGWSHLRRADPNGGHAAVARLERRGLLTGLITQNVDRLHEDAGSINVVDLHGRFDQVVCLACHRRYSRALLAGVLEELNPGFLERALAAGTVEMAPDADAAVEDSGLIESFVVAHCPACGGILKPDFVYFGENVPKDRVERSYAMVDEAAALLVAGSSLTVMSGLRFVRHAAKQGKAVVIINRGQTRGDELATIKLDAGVSGALAWLAAELPPL, from the coding sequence GTGAGGCAGCGGCGGCCAGGGGTCGGCATGACTGGCTTTGCCAGCCTTCCCCCGGTCGCGGCCGCCGAACCTGCCCGTGACGAACTCCAGGTGCTGCAGGAAATCCACGCGCTCCTCGCCGGGCGGCGCTTCGCGCTGTTGACCGGGGCAGGCCTGAGCACCGACTCAGGCATCCCGGACTACCGCGGGCCGGGTGCCGCACCGCGGGCACCGATGACATACCAGGAGTTCATCGCCCGGCCGGAAAACCGGCAACGCTATTGGGCGCGCAACCACATCGGCTGGTCGCATCTGCGCCGCGCCGATCCGAACGGCGGGCACGCCGCCGTGGCCCGGCTGGAACGCCGCGGGCTGCTCACCGGGCTCATCACGCAGAACGTGGACCGGCTCCACGAGGACGCGGGCAGCATCAATGTTGTGGACCTGCATGGCCGCTTCGACCAGGTCGTCTGCCTGGCCTGCCACCGCCGGTACAGCCGGGCGCTGCTGGCAGGTGTGCTGGAAGAACTCAACCCGGGATTCCTGGAACGGGCACTTGCGGCCGGCACAGTCGAGATGGCGCCGGACGCGGATGCCGCCGTGGAGGATTCCGGCCTGATCGAAAGCTTCGTTGTGGCCCACTGTCCTGCCTGCGGGGGCATCCTGAAGCCGGACTTTGTCTACTTCGGCGAGAACGTGCCCAAGGACCGGGTGGAGCGCTCCTACGCCATGGTGGATGAGGCGGCTGCACTCCTGGTCGCAGGTTCCTCGCTGACGGTGATGAGCGGCCTGCGTTTTGTCCGCCACGCGGCAAAGCAGGGAAAGGCCGTTGTCATCATTAACCGGGGGCAGACCCGCGGGGACGAGCTGGCCACCATCAAGCTCGACGCCGGTGTCAGCGGCGCGCTGGCCTGGCTTGCGGCGGAACTGCCTCCGCTCTGA
- a CDS encoding FCD domain-containing protein, producing the protein MSTSLHHRAVENLGTRIVAGDLPTGHVMLAEQLEAELKVSRSVVREAVRVLQSLGLVETIKRVGIRVLPANRWNPFDPQVIRWRLSGEGRGAQLRSLAELRTAVEPVAAELAAVNAPEELRRELVEVSHAMRDAGQAGDVARFLELDILFHSLLLTGSGNEMFANMVGQVAETLTGRTVHGLMPDHPRTAALQWHVDLAEAIAAGNAVKAREVSNQIMRGSISELEPTWKGQPRVFVPVQRR; encoded by the coding sequence ATGTCAACCAGCCTCCACCATCGTGCCGTTGAGAACCTCGGAACCCGCATCGTCGCGGGCGACCTGCCCACCGGCCACGTCATGCTGGCCGAGCAGCTCGAAGCCGAGCTGAAGGTCTCCCGCTCCGTGGTCCGGGAGGCCGTCCGCGTCCTGCAGTCCCTGGGCCTTGTCGAAACCATCAAGCGCGTCGGCATCCGTGTCCTGCCGGCGAACCGCTGGAACCCCTTCGATCCCCAGGTGATCCGCTGGCGCCTGTCCGGCGAAGGCCGCGGTGCGCAACTGCGCTCCCTCGCCGAGCTGCGCACCGCCGTCGAACCCGTGGCGGCTGAGCTGGCGGCCGTCAACGCCCCCGAAGAACTCCGGCGTGAGCTGGTGGAGGTTTCCCACGCCATGCGCGACGCCGGCCAGGCCGGTGACGTGGCACGGTTCCTGGAGCTGGACATCCTCTTCCATTCCCTGCTGCTGACCGGCTCCGGCAATGAGATGTTCGCCAACATGGTGGGCCAGGTTGCCGAAACCCTGACCGGACGCACCGTCCACGGCCTGATGCCGGACCACCCCCGGACGGCTGCACTGCAGTGGCACGTGGACCTGGCGGAAGCGATTGCCGCCGGAAACGCCGTCAAGGCCCGGGAGGTCTCGAACCAGATCATGCGCGGTTCCATTTCGGAGCTGGAGCCGACGTGGAAGGGCCAGCCCAGGGTGTTCGTCCCGGTGCAGCGCCGCTGA
- a CDS encoding IclR family transcriptional regulator: MADSRVSRTSDVPGSASPAPAVTRAAAVLEALAASATGRLTLSDLARELGIPKSSTSNLLLALEEARLVNRQGAEFTLGRKLVELGAAYLSRLDEVQEFYRFCEQAPTLSRETVRIAMLDGANVIYLARYEGHPAVRLTSNIGDKMPVSLCAVGKALIARLHDHDIDAMFADDSPLPVLTPKSLRTGAELKAQLAVIRQQGYAFEDEESTTGVVCLAVSVPTRGAHGPSLGLSVTALKATYSEEQGAMMVKELKELARSLGNPMG, encoded by the coding sequence ATGGCCGATTCCCGAGTTTCCCGAACCTCTGACGTGCCGGGGAGCGCCTCACCCGCACCGGCGGTCACCCGCGCCGCGGCGGTGCTGGAGGCCCTGGCCGCCTCTGCCACCGGAAGGCTCACCCTCAGCGACCTCGCCAGGGAGTTGGGAATCCCGAAGTCTTCCACCTCCAACCTTCTGCTTGCACTCGAGGAAGCCCGGCTCGTCAACCGGCAGGGCGCCGAGTTTACGCTCGGGCGCAAGCTCGTTGAGCTCGGTGCAGCGTATCTCAGCCGCCTGGACGAGGTGCAGGAGTTCTACAGGTTTTGTGAGCAGGCGCCAACGCTGTCCCGCGAAACTGTCCGGATAGCTATGCTGGACGGCGCCAATGTCATTTACCTCGCCCGCTATGAGGGCCACCCCGCCGTGCGCCTGACGTCGAATATCGGCGACAAGATGCCGGTTTCGCTCTGTGCCGTGGGCAAGGCGCTCATCGCCCGGCTCCACGACCATGACATCGACGCCATGTTCGCCGACGACTCCCCATTGCCCGTCCTGACTCCGAAGTCGCTGCGGACCGGGGCCGAGCTCAAGGCCCAACTCGCCGTCATCCGGCAGCAGGGCTACGCCTTCGAGGATGAGGAATCGACCACGGGGGTCGTATGCCTGGCCGTCTCGGTCCCGACGCGCGGTGCGCACGGACCCAGCTTGGGCCTGTCGGTCACTGCGCTGAAGGCCACCTACTCGGAAGAACAGGGCGCAATGATGGTGAAAGAACTGAAGGAACTCGCCCGGTCGCTGGGCAATCCCATGGGGTAG
- a CDS encoding D-2-hydroxyacid dehydrogenase: protein MMNTMTSKTTVAIAVPLEAELVERIRAVDPSVTVLYEPELLPPERFPADHSGDPDFRRTPEQEERYWGMLNKAQVLYGFPNESPAGLARIARENPHLQWVHAMAAGAGGAVKASGLDTEELSKFKVTTSAGVHALPLAEFAALGILNGFKRSAELAVDQAARVWPELRTPTRLVNGSRLVITGLGEIGLETARIARALGMTVSGTKRTVEPIDGIEEVADNDGLVGLLATAEAVVNTLPGTPYTERLFNREVFAAMKPGTVFVNVGRGTVVDEEALLEALGNGQVSYACLDVFAVEPLPQDSPLWNHPKVMVSPHTSALSAAENRLISERFCSNLRTFLGGGELPHLVDTVHFY from the coding sequence ATGATGAACACTATGACGTCTAAAACCACCGTCGCGATCGCCGTCCCGCTCGAAGCAGAGCTTGTGGAGCGCATCCGCGCAGTAGATCCTTCCGTTACCGTCCTCTACGAGCCAGAGCTGTTGCCGCCGGAACGCTTTCCGGCAGACCACTCGGGAGATCCGGACTTCCGCCGGACGCCTGAGCAGGAAGAGCGTTACTGGGGCATGCTCAATAAGGCTCAGGTCCTGTACGGGTTCCCCAACGAAAGCCCCGCCGGCCTCGCGCGGATTGCGCGGGAGAACCCACATCTGCAGTGGGTCCACGCCATGGCCGCCGGCGCCGGAGGAGCCGTCAAGGCCTCCGGCCTGGACACGGAAGAACTGTCAAAGTTCAAGGTGACAACCTCGGCCGGCGTGCACGCCCTGCCGCTCGCGGAATTCGCGGCGCTTGGTATCCTGAATGGCTTCAAGCGCAGCGCCGAGCTCGCCGTGGACCAGGCGGCCAGGGTGTGGCCTGAACTGCGCACTCCGACCCGCCTCGTCAACGGCTCGCGACTGGTCATCACGGGGCTGGGCGAGATCGGGCTTGAGACTGCACGGATCGCCCGCGCGCTGGGCATGACGGTCAGCGGCACCAAGAGGACCGTGGAACCCATCGACGGCATCGAGGAAGTCGCGGACAACGACGGCCTCGTCGGCCTGCTGGCCACGGCGGAAGCCGTCGTCAACACCCTTCCCGGCACGCCGTACACCGAGAGGCTCTTCAACCGCGAAGTTTTCGCGGCCATGAAGCCCGGAACTGTCTTTGTGAACGTGGGCCGCGGCACCGTTGTGGACGAGGAAGCCCTGCTGGAGGCGCTCGGGAACGGCCAGGTCTCGTATGCGTGCCTCGATGTGTTTGCCGTGGAGCCGCTCCCCCAGGACAGCCCGCTGTGGAACCACCCGAAGGTTATGGTTTCCCCGCACACGTCCGCCCTCAGTGCTGCAGAAAACCGCCTGATCTCCGAGCGCTTCTGCTCCAACCTGCGCACCTTCCTCGGCGGCGGCGAACTCCCCCATCTCGTCGACACGGTGCACTTCTACTGA
- a CDS encoding SDR family oxidoreductase, with protein MSALFDLTGRTALVTGSSRGIGNALARALADAGATVVLNGINPERLKAAEAAMAADYPPGRVHSCAFDVTRDSEAARGVAWVEENVGPLEILVNNAGIQHRVPMLELDVADWERVISTDLTSAFLVGREAARHMIPRGRGKIINICSVQTDLARPTIAPYIAAKGGLRNLTRAMTAEWAGSGLQINGIAPGYIHTEMTQNLVDDEEFNSWILGRTPAHRWGTVQDLAGPAVWLASDGSNFVNGQTIFIDGGMTVVV; from the coding sequence ATGAGTGCACTTTTTGACCTGACAGGCCGGACCGCGCTGGTCACCGGCTCCAGCCGCGGGATCGGCAATGCCCTGGCACGGGCCCTGGCTGACGCCGGCGCCACGGTGGTGCTCAACGGCATCAACCCCGAACGGCTCAAGGCCGCAGAAGCCGCTATGGCCGCGGACTACCCGCCCGGCCGGGTTCACAGCTGCGCCTTCGACGTAACGCGCGACTCCGAGGCGGCCCGCGGCGTGGCCTGGGTGGAAGAAAACGTGGGACCGCTCGAAATCCTGGTGAACAACGCCGGCATCCAGCACCGTGTGCCCATGCTGGAGCTGGATGTCGCCGACTGGGAACGGGTGATTTCCACGGACCTGACCAGCGCATTCCTCGTGGGGCGTGAGGCCGCGCGGCACATGATCCCGCGCGGCCGCGGCAAAATCATCAACATCTGCTCCGTCCAGACGGACCTCGCCCGGCCCACGATCGCCCCCTACATAGCGGCGAAGGGCGGACTCCGGAACCTGACCCGGGCCATGACGGCGGAGTGGGCCGGATCCGGCCTGCAGATCAACGGCATCGCGCCCGGCTACATCCACACCGAAATGACGCAGAACCTCGTGGACGATGAGGAATTCAACTCCTGGATCCTGGGCCGGACCCCGGCACACCGCTGGGGGACCGTGCAGGACCTGGCCGGCCCGGCTGTGTGGCTGGCGTCTGACGGTTCGAATTTCGTGAACGGCCAGACGATCTTCATCGACGGCGGAATGACGGTGGTGGTCTGA
- a CDS encoding L-idonate 5-dehydrogenase, whose amino-acid sequence MGGVNELPATAAAVVAHAAGDLRIEDIPVSVPAPDEAVVEVAFGGICGSDLHYWMHGAAGESVLKAPMILGHEIVGTVLRAAEDGTGPAAGTAVAVHPATPRPGAARYPEDRPNLSPGCTYLGSAARFPHTDGAFSRYATLPARMLRPLPAGLELRTAALVEPASVAWHAVSRAGDVVGKTALVIGSGPIGALAVAVLKRAGAQRIVAVDMHARPLETARAVGADEVLKGDDAEAIAAVEADVVIESSGSHHGLASAIKGAVRGGKVVMVGLLPSGPQPVPISLAITRELELLGSFRFNDEIDEVIGALADGSLFVDPVVTHTFTLDDGLEAFEVAKNSAVSGKVLLDFRPAPEE is encoded by the coding sequence ATGGGCGGCGTGAACGAACTTCCGGCCACGGCGGCCGCGGTGGTGGCCCATGCCGCGGGCGATCTCCGGATCGAGGACATCCCTGTCTCCGTACCGGCGCCCGATGAAGCTGTCGTCGAAGTCGCCTTCGGCGGCATCTGCGGCTCGGACCTCCACTATTGGATGCACGGTGCTGCGGGTGAATCAGTCCTCAAGGCGCCCATGATCCTGGGCCACGAAATCGTGGGAACCGTGCTCCGGGCGGCCGAGGATGGCACAGGGCCCGCGGCCGGCACGGCTGTCGCCGTGCATCCCGCCACGCCGCGTCCGGGCGCCGCCCGGTACCCCGAAGACCGTCCGAACCTTTCCCCGGGCTGCACCTACCTGGGCAGTGCCGCACGTTTCCCGCACACAGACGGGGCCTTCAGCCGGTACGCCACCCTTCCTGCCCGGATGCTCCGTCCGTTGCCCGCAGGCCTGGAGCTAAGGACCGCCGCCCTGGTGGAACCGGCCAGCGTGGCCTGGCACGCCGTCTCGCGTGCCGGCGACGTGGTCGGAAAGACGGCCCTGGTGATCGGCAGCGGCCCCATCGGAGCCTTGGCCGTGGCTGTCCTCAAACGCGCCGGTGCGCAGCGGATCGTGGCCGTGGACATGCACGCCAGGCCGCTGGAAACAGCCCGCGCCGTGGGCGCGGACGAGGTCCTCAAGGGCGACGACGCCGAGGCCATCGCGGCGGTGGAAGCGGACGTTGTCATCGAGTCCTCGGGCAGCCATCACGGCCTGGCCTCGGCGATCAAGGGTGCCGTCCGCGGCGGCAAGGTCGTGATGGTGGGGCTCCTGCCCTCCGGCCCGCAGCCCGTCCCAATCTCCTTGGCGATCACCCGCGAGCTGGAGCTGCTGGGCTCCTTCCGCTTCAATGACGAAATTGATGAGGTGATTGGCGCACTCGCGGACGGATCACTGTTCGTGGACCCGGTGGTCACCCACACCTTCACGCTGGACGATGGACTGGAGGCTTTCGAAGTTGCCAAAAACTCAGCTGTTTCCGGAAAGGTGCTCCTGGACTTCAGGCCGGCCCCGGAGGAGTGA
- a CDS encoding DUF3052 domain-containing protein has product MSEADAATSVNVAEKLGFKDGDLIQEFGYDDDVDFDLRDDIEDLTGSELFDEDDHEVVDAVILWWRSDDGDLVDTLVGSRTTLTEGGVVWVLTPKSGRVGYVSPADIQDAAPTAGLHYTTSAGVSKDWSATRLVTRKNK; this is encoded by the coding sequence GTGAGCGAGGCCGACGCCGCCACTTCGGTAAATGTGGCGGAGAAACTGGGTTTCAAAGACGGGGACCTGATTCAGGAATTCGGTTATGACGACGACGTCGACTTCGACTTGCGTGACGACATCGAAGACCTCACGGGCTCGGAACTCTTCGATGAAGACGACCACGAAGTGGTTGATGCCGTGATTCTCTGGTGGCGGTCCGACGACGGCGACCTCGTTGACACCCTGGTCGGCTCACGGACCACCTTGACCGAAGGCGGTGTCGTCTGGGTGCTGACGCCGAAGTCCGGCCGGGTGGGCTACGTGTCGCCGGCAGACATCCAGGACGCCGCTCCCACTGCGGGCCTGCACTACACCACCTCGGCGGGCGTTTCGAAGGACTGGAGCGCCACGCGCCTGGTCACCCGGAAGAACAAATGA
- a CDS encoding NAD(P)-dependent oxidoreductase, translating to MDTDRKEAGFVGLGFMGSPMAANLLKAGWAVTAWNRSPAALDGLEALGGARVAEVEGLRDKPVIIFMLPDLSYIEASAAGLLASWSAKPPAAGTAVVVMSSVSPAAVKDFGARVTRASGGNAVVVDAPVSGGTKGAVEGTLAIMAGANEEDFQRLLPLFSAMGSTVRLLGPLGSGSLAKACNQLIVGTTTAALAEAAELAERSGMDVAALYEVLAGGLAGSRVLDIVGPRLAAKDYKPTGPAKFMHKDLSFVLESAAAVNAAVPMADAGVELYAALLRQGLGDRDLAVVRQTISNLSGIARCNKTAKTN from the coding sequence ATGGATACGGACCGGAAGGAAGCCGGTTTTGTGGGCCTGGGGTTTATGGGCTCGCCAATGGCAGCGAACCTCCTCAAGGCAGGATGGGCCGTCACCGCCTGGAACCGCTCACCGGCTGCACTTGACGGGCTCGAAGCCCTCGGCGGCGCACGGGTGGCCGAGGTGGAAGGTCTGCGCGACAAGCCGGTCATCATCTTCATGCTGCCCGATCTTTCCTACATCGAAGCCTCGGCCGCGGGACTCCTGGCCAGCTGGTCCGCGAAGCCGCCGGCCGCCGGGACCGCCGTCGTCGTCATGAGCAGCGTCTCGCCGGCCGCGGTGAAGGATTTCGGGGCGCGGGTGACCCGGGCGAGCGGCGGAAACGCCGTCGTCGTCGATGCTCCCGTGAGCGGCGGCACCAAAGGTGCCGTGGAAGGGACCCTGGCCATCATGGCTGGGGCAAACGAAGAGGACTTCCAGCGGCTCCTGCCGCTTTTCAGCGCGATGGGCAGCACTGTGCGGCTCTTGGGGCCGCTGGGCTCGGGATCCCTCGCCAAGGCCTGCAACCAGCTCATCGTGGGAACCACGACGGCGGCACTCGCCGAAGCCGCGGAACTCGCCGAACGCTCGGGCATGGACGTCGCGGCCCTCTATGAGGTGCTCGCGGGCGGCCTGGCCGGCAGCAGGGTCCTGGACATCGTGGGGCCCCGGCTCGCCGCCAAGGACTACAAGCCCACAGGGCCGGCCAAATTCATGCACAAGGACCTGTCCTTTGTGCTCGAAAGCGCCGCCGCCGTAAACGCCGCCGTACCGATGGCGGACGCCGGCGTCGAACTCTATGCGGCACTGTTGCGCCAGGGACTGGGGGACCGGGACCTCGCCGTCGTTCGGCAAACAATCTCCAATCTCAGCGGCATCGCCAGATGCAACAAAACAGCCAAGACCAATTGA
- a CDS encoding fumarylacetoacetate hydrolase family protein, with protein sequence MTATSALRIARVRPLSRLSDAEHFFVTNDALDFDSEAGKAWTVTDTPFPGSLANAGSAPRTGWETGDTVEEGSFLFLAPSVPANVLGMAHNTGPAGRNLPPQAFHKAATSVVGPGDAIELRPGVGRVDPEAELTIVIGSKVRGLTLGNARTAVLGFTIGNDVSARDLQKSDELWISAKSQDTFTPAGPWIVTELDGANLAIGIKHNGTELKAASSADLGWGVEEILVYLTSFMTLHPGDLVLTGFPAECARIVPGDTVTCHIEGIGELTNPVVAAA encoded by the coding sequence ATGACCGCCACGAGTGCCCTCCGAATTGCCCGAGTCCGTCCCCTGTCACGGCTTTCGGATGCCGAACACTTTTTCGTCACAAATGACGCCCTGGACTTCGACAGTGAAGCAGGAAAGGCGTGGACGGTGACGGACACGCCGTTTCCCGGTTCCTTGGCCAATGCCGGGAGCGCACCGCGCACTGGTTGGGAAACCGGTGACACGGTTGAGGAGGGCTCGTTCCTTTTCCTGGCGCCAAGCGTCCCGGCCAACGTCCTGGGCATGGCGCACAACACCGGCCCGGCGGGCCGCAATCTCCCGCCCCAGGCCTTCCACAAGGCAGCGACCAGTGTGGTCGGTCCGGGAGACGCAATAGAACTGCGGCCAGGCGTGGGCCGCGTTGACCCGGAAGCGGAACTGACAATCGTCATCGGAAGCAAAGTCCGCGGACTGACGCTCGGCAACGCACGGACCGCAGTCCTGGGTTTCACCATCGGAAACGACGTCTCCGCCCGGGACCTGCAGAAATCCGACGAGTTGTGGATCAGCGCCAAAAGCCAGGATACGTTCACTCCGGCAGGGCCATGGATCGTCACGGAGCTGGATGGCGCCAACCTGGCGATCGGGATCAAGCACAACGGCACGGAGCTCAAGGCGGCCAGCTCCGCCGATCTCGGCTGGGGGGTGGAGGAAATCCTCGTCTACCTCACCTCCTTTATGACGCTGCACCCTGGCGATCTGGTGCTCACGGGCTTCCCCGCCGAGTGCGCGCGCATAGTTCCCGGCGACACCGTTACCTGCCACATTGAAGGCATCGGCGAGCTTACGAATCCGGTGGTGGCCGCAGCTTGA
- a CDS encoding peroxiredoxin — MTGAVASTGQLALGTVPAVGELAPDFELVNQFGEPVKLSEFRGQNVVVVFFPFAFSGICTGELCEIRDNLALFEGAGAAVLAVSVDSKFTQRAYAEKEGYGFDLLADFWPHGAVAERYGVFDPESGMATRGTFIIDADGIVRYMVVNPRGQARDFAEYRAALAGLGGN, encoded by the coding sequence ATGACCGGGGCAGTCGCGTCCACGGGGCAGCTTGCCCTCGGAACCGTGCCCGCCGTCGGCGAACTGGCGCCCGACTTCGAACTGGTGAACCAGTTCGGCGAACCCGTGAAGCTCTCGGAGTTCCGGGGACAAAACGTCGTCGTTGTGTTTTTCCCGTTCGCTTTTTCAGGCATCTGCACCGGTGAACTGTGCGAGATCCGGGACAACCTGGCGCTCTTCGAGGGCGCCGGCGCTGCCGTGCTGGCCGTCTCGGTGGACAGCAAGTTCACCCAGCGGGCCTACGCCGAGAAGGAAGGCTACGGCTTCGACCTGCTGGCCGACTTCTGGCCGCATGGCGCCGTCGCCGAACGCTACGGCGTGTTTGACCCGGAGAGCGGCATGGCCACGCGCGGGACGTTCATCATCGACGCGGACGGAATCGTCCGCTACATGGTGGTAAACCCCCGCGGCCAGGCCCGGGACTTTGCCGAATACCGCGCCGCACTGGCGGGACTTGGCGGGAACTGA